Proteins from one Cellulosilyticum lentocellum DSM 5427 genomic window:
- a CDS encoding C40 family peptidase, translating to MKYHKLIMVGILVAGITTQTQAAVYGSLKQDVQVNTEAGEQLVKAAGQGVSILEVDEHNYLINIQGNTNQYVSKNLVEIAGVITTTLSDETKLREEPTGEGALLTYLKANTMVMVLEKQNEFYKVKVDDSVGYIYKGQLNTDGLDAVPSKSSLGEEIVDYAKGYLGGRYVYGGNNLETGVDCSGFTSQIMKRFGISLERSSRSQYSSNGYRISESELQPGDLVFYGNDGYINHVAIYAGNGQIIHASDESTGIRMSSLYYGKPLIGCKRVVD from the coding sequence ATGAAGTATCATAAGCTGATAATGGTAGGTATTTTGGTAGCAGGTATAACAACACAAACACAAGCAGCAGTATATGGTAGTTTAAAGCAAGATGTACAGGTGAACACCGAAGCAGGTGAACAGCTTGTAAAAGCAGCTGGTCAGGGTGTCAGTATTTTAGAAGTAGATGAACATAATTACTTGATTAATATTCAAGGTAATACGAATCAATACGTAAGTAAAAATCTTGTAGAGATAGCAGGAGTTATTACGACAACCTTAAGTGATGAAACAAAATTAAGAGAAGAACCTACAGGTGAGGGGGCTCTTTTAACTTATTTAAAAGCTAATACCATGGTAATGGTCTTAGAAAAGCAAAATGAATTTTATAAGGTAAAAGTAGACGATTCAGTAGGATACATATATAAGGGACAATTAAATACGGATGGTTTAGATGCAGTGCCGAGTAAATCATCTTTAGGTGAAGAAATTGTTGATTATGCTAAAGGCTATTTGGGTGGCCGCTATGTTTATGGTGGCAATAATCTAGAGACGGGTGTAGATTGCTCAGGATTTACAAGCCAAATTATGAAGCGTTTTGGCATTAGTTTAGAAAGAAGCTCAAGATCTCAATATAGTAGTAATGGCTATCGTATATCAGAAAGTGAACTTCAACCGGGAGACTTGGTTTTTTATGGAAATGATGGCTACATCAATCATGTAGCGATTTATGCAGGAAACGGGCAAATTATTCATGCTAGTGATGAAAGTACAGGTATACGTATGAGTAGCCTTTACTATGGTAAACCATTAATAGGATGTAAAAGAGTTGTTGATTAA
- a CDS encoding aldose epimerase family protein, with product MKIVSKDMTFASGEKVTKYELSNTAGMTVEVLNWGATLTKIVVPDKEGHFENVILEWEDINTYENNPGNFGATVGRIAGRIADAKVTLNHQVYHFVKNTYGNTLHGGLVGFDKKAWTGEMQQTEDSVILTLSYLSPDGEEGFPGNLHVKAIYLLKEDNTLTLTYEATTDKETIVNLTNHAYFNLSGEAKRSVLGQEVYINSSQICDLNEELIPTGAFIDLDNESAFDFRVPKAIGKDIERENPHLKNGYGYDHCWLLNKGEKAAELYDPISGRVMEISTTAPGVVVYTMNHADGVTKLSNGKEQQRRYGVCFETQRKPIGKNEVFKEEVILKPSEVYRQETTFKFSNR from the coding sequence ATGAAAATAGTAAGTAAGGACATGACCTTTGCTTCTGGTGAAAAGGTTACAAAATATGAATTAAGTAATACAGCGGGAATGACAGTGGAAGTGTTAAATTGGGGGGCAACACTCACTAAAATAGTGGTTCCAGATAAAGAAGGTCATTTTGAAAATGTCATTTTAGAGTGGGAAGATATAAATACCTACGAGAATAATCCCGGTAATTTTGGAGCGACAGTAGGTAGAATTGCTGGTAGAATAGCAGATGCAAAGGTGACTTTAAATCATCAGGTTTATCATTTTGTAAAAAATACCTATGGAAACACATTACATGGTGGTTTAGTTGGATTTGATAAAAAAGCTTGGACGGGTGAAATGCAGCAAACAGAGGATTCTGTTATTTTAACTTTAAGTTATTTGAGCCCAGATGGAGAAGAAGGATTCCCAGGGAATTTACATGTAAAAGCCATCTATCTATTAAAAGAAGATAATACACTTACTTTAACTTATGAAGCTACTACAGATAAGGAAACAATCGTTAATCTTACTAATCATGCTTATTTTAACTTGTCAGGAGAAGCGAAACGTTCTGTTTTAGGACAAGAAGTGTATATTAATAGTAGTCAGATTTGTGACTTAAATGAAGAACTTATTCCTACAGGTGCTTTTATAGATTTGGATAACGAAAGTGCCTTTGATTTTAGAGTACCAAAAGCTATTGGAAAAGATATTGAACGAGAAAATCCTCATTTAAAAAATGGGTATGGTTATGATCATTGTTGGTTACTTAATAAAGGCGAAAAAGCTGCAGAATTATATGATCCTATATCAGGACGAGTAATGGAGATTAGTACTACTGCCCCAGGGGTAGTTGTTTATACTATGAATCACGCAGATGGTGTAACAAAGCTTTCAAATGGTAAGGAACAACAAAGAAGATATGGTGTGTGTTTTGAAACACAAAGAAAGCCTATTGGTAAAAATGAAGTATTTAAGGAAGAGGTTATTCTAAAACCTAGTGAAGTTTATAGACAAGAAACAACATTTAAATTTAGTAACAGATAA
- a CDS encoding LacI family DNA-binding transcriptional regulator has product MKEVAEKAGVSIATVSRVLNLDTTLNVSEETKQRIFETAEAMQYTTHHKKKEKRQLSIGIAQWYTHNQELTDPYYLALRLAVEKKCDEEQISFRRIAPYEKDSDIKGLDGIIAIGKFGEEEIERLEAYSIPITFVDSSPDDEKYDAVMTDYRKGVWKALSYLVEMKHSTIGYIGGEEFVGGSIEPLMDEREATYIQFMKEQGNLNEAFIYKGRFTPEDGYLLMKKSLENPAHPTAYFVASDPMAIGAYKAVAEAGMEVGKDISLIGFDDIYSSQFLMPALTTIKVHTEFMGKTAVETLQERVRSQRVLPKKILIPTKLIVRESCCSQ; this is encoded by the coding sequence ATGAAAGAAGTAGCCGAAAAGGCAGGGGTATCTATTGCGACTGTTTCTAGAGTACTTAATTTAGATACGACGCTTAATGTGTCAGAAGAAACGAAACAAAGAATTTTTGAAACAGCAGAAGCTATGCAATATACGACACATCATAAGAAGAAAGAAAAACGTCAACTGAGTATAGGTATTGCTCAGTGGTATACACATAATCAAGAATTAACAGATCCTTATTATCTTGCTCTTAGACTAGCGGTAGAAAAAAAGTGCGATGAAGAGCAGATAAGCTTTAGAAGAATAGCACCGTATGAAAAGGATTCAGATATAAAAGGTTTAGATGGGATTATTGCCATTGGAAAGTTTGGAGAAGAAGAAATAGAAAGATTAGAAGCGTACAGTATTCCTATTACTTTTGTAGATTCATCACCTGATGATGAAAAATATGATGCAGTTATGACTGATTATAGAAAAGGTGTTTGGAAAGCCCTATCCTATCTAGTAGAAATGAAGCATAGTACTATCGGTTACATTGGTGGAGAAGAGTTTGTTGGAGGAAGTATAGAACCTTTAATGGATGAAAGAGAAGCAACGTATATTCAGTTTATGAAGGAACAAGGAAATTTAAATGAAGCCTTTATTTATAAGGGAAGATTTACACCTGAAGATGGTTACTTATTAATGAAAAAAAGTCTTGAAAACCCGGCTCATCCAACGGCTTATTTTGTAGCCAGTGATCCAATGGCTATAGGTGCGTATAAAGCGGTTGCAGAAGCAGGAATGGAAGTAGGAAAAGACATTAGCTTAATAGGATTTGATGATATTTATTCTTCTCAGTTTTTAATGCCAGCCTTAACTACTATTAAAGTGCATACGGAGTTTATGGGAAAAACAGCAGTAGAAACATTGCAAGAAAGAGTTAGGAGTCAAAGAGTGTTACCTAAAAAAATTCTTATTCCAACTAAGCTTATAGTAAGAGAAAGTTGCTGTAGTCAATAA
- a CDS encoding galactokinase has translation MSLEQAIQKFKDLFQETPTATFFAPGRVNLIGEHIDYNGGLVFPCAISQGTYAFVSKREDNLFQAYSMNFESLGLVSFSLDDLSFNPKHEWCNYIKGVLETLQEQNHEITCGLNLVVLGTLPNGSGLSSSASLEVLMCKLCSDLYELNLDPVQMALIGKYVENHYIGVNSGIMDQFAIALGEKNKALLLDCALQKYQYIPLELDGYKLIIMNTNKRRELADSKYNERFAECQEALAILKKHYTIEHLCDLPSQELDHIKGYLQNDTLYKRVKHVITENERVITAHKVLFDKNLKTFGELLTASHVSLKDDYCVTGKALDTLVEAALNAGAIGARMTGAGFGGCAISLVPEEKIDSFIEQVGKQYQEVMEYAASFYIATANAGPIRLA, from the coding sequence ATGTCACTAGAACAAGCTATACAAAAGTTTAAGGATTTATTCCAAGAAACACCTACTGCTACGTTTTTTGCACCTGGTCGCGTTAATTTAATCGGAGAACATATCGACTATAATGGCGGCCTTGTTTTTCCTTGTGCTATTTCTCAAGGTACCTACGCTTTTGTAAGCAAACGTGAGGATAACTTATTTCAAGCTTACTCCATGAACTTTGAATCTTTAGGTCTTGTTTCCTTTAGTTTAGATGATTTAAGCTTCAATCCTAAACATGAATGGTGTAATTACATAAAAGGCGTACTTGAAACCTTGCAAGAACAAAATCATGAGATTACTTGTGGATTAAATCTAGTTGTTTTAGGTACACTCCCTAATGGTTCTGGACTTTCTTCTTCAGCTTCTCTCGAAGTGCTTATGTGTAAACTTTGCTCTGATCTTTATGAACTAAACCTTGATCCTGTTCAAATGGCTCTCATTGGCAAGTACGTTGAAAATCATTATATTGGTGTTAACAGTGGTATTATGGATCAATTTGCTATTGCTTTAGGCGAAAAAAATAAAGCACTACTTTTAGATTGTGCCCTTCAAAAATATCAATACATTCCCCTTGAACTAGATGGTTACAAACTTATTATTATGAATACGAATAAGCGCCGCGAATTAGCGGACTCTAAATATAATGAACGTTTTGCTGAATGTCAAGAAGCCTTAGCTATTTTAAAGAAACATTATACAATAGAGCATCTTTGTGACTTACCTAGTCAGGAACTAGATCATATTAAGGGTTATTTACAAAATGATACGCTTTACAAGCGTGTAAAACATGTTATTACTGAAAATGAACGTGTTATCACTGCTCATAAAGTCCTTTTTGATAAGAATTTGAAGACCTTTGGTGAGCTTCTTACAGCTTCTCACGTTTCTTTAAAAGACGACTACTGTGTAACAGGTAAAGCTCTAGACACACTAGTAGAAGCTGCATTAAATGCAGGTGCTATAGGAGCCCGTATGACTGGTGCTGGTTTTGGTGGCTGTGCAATCAGTCTTGTTCCAGAAGAAAAGATTGATAGTTTTATCGAACAAGTCGGAAAACAATATCAAGAAGTAATGGAATACGCAGCTTCTTTTTACATTGCTACAGCTAATGCTGGTCCTATTCGTTTAGCTTAA
- the galE gene encoding UDP-glucose 4-epimerase GalE has translation MKILVVGGAGYIGSHAVKQLTENQIDVIVIDSLETGHIESVPSNVPFYQVDIRNKSAVKEILEKEKVDGVIHFAANSLVGESMSNPLKYYNNNVGGTESLLEALVETGVKYIVFSSTAATYGEIATMPITEDMTTCPTNTYGETKLAIEKMLKWTHGAHNLNYVCLRYFNVAGADFSGTIGEAHTTETHLIPLILQVPLGQRSHITVFGQDYPTEDGTCIRDYIHVTDLVNAHILALKYLMNGGESNIFNLGSNSGYSVLEMIEAARKVTGHPIPMQIGERRVGDPALLIASSEKAKRVLGWEPQYTAIEEIIASAWKWHQAHPHGYKEV, from the coding sequence ATGAAAATTTTAGTTGTTGGTGGTGCTGGTTATATTGGTTCTCACGCAGTCAAACAGCTCACAGAAAATCAAATTGATGTTATTGTTATAGATAGTCTTGAAACAGGTCATATCGAAAGTGTTCCTTCAAATGTCCCTTTTTACCAAGTTGATATTCGAAATAAATCAGCTGTTAAAGAGATTTTAGAAAAAGAAAAAGTAGATGGTGTCATTCACTTTGCTGCGAACTCTTTAGTGGGTGAATCGATGAGTAATCCGCTTAAATACTATAATAATAATGTAGGTGGCACTGAATCTCTTCTAGAAGCATTAGTAGAAACAGGTGTTAAGTATATAGTCTTTTCTTCCACTGCTGCTACCTATGGGGAGATTGCAACTATGCCTATTACAGAGGATATGACAACTTGCCCTACTAATACTTACGGTGAAACAAAGCTTGCTATTGAAAAGATGCTTAAATGGACCCATGGTGCTCATAACTTAAACTATGTATGCTTAAGATATTTCAATGTAGCAGGGGCTGATTTTAGTGGCACTATTGGAGAAGCTCATACAACTGAGACTCACCTTATTCCTCTCATTCTTCAAGTTCCTCTAGGACAAAGATCTCATATTACTGTATTTGGTCAAGATTATCCAACTGAAGATGGTACTTGCATCAGAGATTATATTCATGTAACAGATTTAGTAAATGCTCATATTTTAGCCCTTAAATATCTTATGAACGGCGGCGAAAGTAATATCTTTAATCTAGGTAGCAATAGTGGCTACTCTGTCCTTGAAATGATCGAAGCTGCTCGCAAAGTAACAGGCCATCCTATTCCTATGCAAATTGGTGAACGCCGCGTAGGTGACCCTGCTCTTCTCATTGCTTCTTCTGAAAAAGCAAAACGTGTTTTAGGCTGGGAACCTCAATATACCGCTATTGAAGAAATTATTGCTTCTGCTTGGAAATGGCATCAAGCCCATCCACATGGCTATAAGGAGGTATAA
- a CDS encoding UDP-glucose--hexose-1-phosphate uridylyltransferase, with translation MSSLCDLINRLITIAIENTLITKRDAIYVRNRIMALYRVTEYTVPSEKCFLNFYETLDALADIAVNNGFIEDTLAEKDIFTSTIMNVFLPSPQGIEDDFWKAYEHSPTSATSYFYQLSQNSNYIKMNRIAKNVEFRTSSPYGSLDITINLSKPEKDPKEIARLKNVPASHYPSCLLCIENEGYAGTLSHPDRANHRTIALHLNNKDWMLQYSPYLYYNEHCILLSQTHEPMSLTKNSFYNLLDFVKLFPHYFIGSNADLPIVGGSILSHEHYQGGCYEFPINRATTLETFTLNTYPSVTVEILNWPLTTIKLSSPQLEDVAECTNYIYETWKTYSDAEVNILAETDGTRHNTITPIAKKTGENYVMYVVLRNNRTSDEHPLGIFHPHADVHHIKKENIGLIEVMGLAILPGRLLNELEEVKAYIQGQEVEVKPYHLPWAEELKALYGGSEINAFIQAALGKKFTRVLEDAGVFKLNQEGLTHFRKFIHTL, from the coding sequence ATGTCATCTCTTTGCGACCTTATTAATCGGCTCATTACCATTGCTATAGAAAATACTTTAATCACCAAACGTGATGCTATTTATGTACGTAATCGTATTATGGCACTTTATAGGGTAACTGAATATACTGTTCCCTCTGAGAAGTGTTTCTTAAACTTCTATGAAACTTTAGATGCTCTCGCTGATATAGCTGTTAATAATGGATTCATCGAAGATACCTTAGCCGAAAAAGATATCTTTACTAGTACGATTATGAATGTTTTTTTACCTTCTCCTCAAGGAATTGAAGACGATTTCTGGAAGGCCTATGAACATAGCCCAACATCAGCAACTTCTTATTTTTATCAATTAAGCCAGAATTCAAACTATATTAAAATGAATCGTATTGCTAAAAATGTTGAGTTTAGGACATCTTCTCCTTATGGGTCTTTAGATATCACTATTAATCTTTCCAAACCTGAAAAGGACCCAAAGGAAATTGCTAGATTAAAAAATGTACCAGCAAGTCACTATCCAAGTTGTTTGCTCTGCATTGAGAATGAAGGGTATGCAGGTACTTTGTCACATCCCGATCGTGCTAATCATCGCACTATAGCCCTTCATCTTAACAATAAAGATTGGATGCTTCAATACTCACCTTATCTTTATTATAACGAACATTGTATTTTACTTTCTCAAACTCATGAACCTATGTCTTTAACTAAAAACAGCTTCTATAATCTATTAGATTTCGTTAAGCTATTTCCTCATTATTTTATTGGTTCAAATGCTGATTTACCTATTGTAGGAGGCTCCATTTTATCTCATGAGCACTATCAAGGTGGTTGTTATGAATTCCCTATTAATCGTGCTACAACCCTCGAAACTTTTACACTTAATACTTACCCTAGTGTTACTGTTGAAATACTCAACTGGCCTCTTACTACTATTAAACTCTCAAGCCCTCAATTAGAAGATGTCGCTGAATGCACAAACTATATTTATGAAACTTGGAAGACTTATTCGGATGCTGAAGTAAATATTTTAGCTGAAACAGATGGCACTAGACATAATACCATTACACCGATTGCCAAAAAAACTGGGGAAAATTATGTGATGTATGTTGTACTACGCAACAACCGTACATCAGATGAACATCCTCTAGGTATCTTCCACCCTCATGCTGATGTACATCATATTAAAAAAGAAAATATCGGTTTAATTGAAGTCATGGGACTTGCCATTTTACCTGGACGTCTTCTTAACGAACTAGAAGAAGTTAAGGCATACATACAAGGCCAAGAAGTAGAGGTTAAACCCTATCATCTTCCTTGGGCTGAGGAACTAAAAGCACTTTACGGCGGCAGTGAAATCAATGCATTTATACAAGCTGCCTTAGGTAAGAAGTTTACTCGTGTATTAGAAGACGCTGGTGTTTTTAAATTAAATCAAGAGGGACTTACTCATTTTAGAAAGTTCATTCATACTCTGTAA
- a CDS encoding undecaprenyl-diphosphate phosphatase, whose amino-acid sequence MSIFEAIIQGVLQGITEFLPVSSSGHLALFQHFSEVEAESSGFIMALLHLGTLVAIFVAFRETIWALIKEALSMLKDIFTLKFTLKQMNDERKMIVMLIVATLPLVILYPFKWVYDSIVAKGGLLLLGLCFLYTSAILFISDRRDNGKKTVREMSYGNALFIGLFQGIALFPGISRSGSTIGSSLIAGFSKDFAVKFSFILGIPAILGGCLVEIKEAMETSVPVEILPMVIGFVVAAIVGYLSIKMIDWLVKTDKYKVFAYYTLVVGIITLGINFLG is encoded by the coding sequence ATGTCTATTTTTGAAGCGATTATTCAAGGAGTATTACAAGGAATTACAGAGTTTTTACCTGTTTCAAGTTCAGGGCATTTAGCTTTATTTCAGCATTTTAGTGAGGTAGAGGCTGAGAGCTCAGGTTTTATTATGGCACTTTTGCATTTAGGGACTTTAGTAGCTATTTTTGTGGCCTTTCGTGAGACGATATGGGCTCTTATTAAAGAAGCATTAAGTATGCTAAAAGATATTTTTACTTTAAAGTTTACTTTAAAACAAATGAATGATGAACGTAAGATGATTGTGATGCTCATTGTAGCAACACTTCCGCTAGTTATTTTGTATCCATTTAAGTGGGTATATGATAGCATTGTAGCAAAGGGTGGTTTGCTTTTATTAGGCCTTTGCTTTTTATATACTTCTGCCATTTTATTTATTTCAGATCGAAGGGATAATGGTAAAAAGACTGTTAGAGAAATGAGTTATGGCAATGCTCTCTTTATAGGTCTATTTCAAGGGATAGCACTATTTCCTGGAATATCTCGTTCAGGATCAACTATTGGGAGTTCATTAATTGCAGGATTCTCTAAAGACTTTGCAGTTAAATTTTCATTTATTTTAGGTATTCCGGCTATTTTAGGAGGCTGTCTAGTAGAAATAAAAGAAGCAATGGAAACTTCCGTGCCTGTTGAAATCTTACCAATGGTAATTGGTTTTGTAGTGGCAGCAATAGTAGGTTATCTTTCAATTAAGATGATTGATTGGTTGGTTAAAACAGATAAATATAAAGTGTTTGCTTATTATACCTTGGTGGTCGGAATCATTACCTTAGGAATTAATTTTTTAGGATAG
- a CDS encoding alpha-amylase family glycosyl hydrolase, producing MKKRWSFIILVMIICLIGGCSHAKEEPLIQDKYRNYYEIFVYSFCDSNGDGIGDLNGVTSKLDYLVDLGIDGIWLTPIMPSDTTHKYNVEDYMAIDSTFGTMEDFDRLMEECNKRGINVILDLVVNHTSTKHPWFLKALDEVKAGKPGKYANYYSFVQNEEEKNSLDDEGGYHSTGIGNYMYEYAFTDNMAALNLENKEVVTEINNIAKYWLDKGVVGFRLDAVRHYCFDQAKSINFLKEFYKYCQTINPEVYMVGEVFSSGSMIETFYETDIDSYFNFMFAKADGRITSNLRGRAGADFVQSLYKWQERISKVKANYIDANFLSNHDTDRYFGVIGKDNIKQKMAASMYLMMPGNSFTYYGEEIGMLGSGHDANKRAPMVWSTESDEEMTTPIPESDNIPAIEKGVKEQEKEKDSLFAFYKKALHIRQQNTEIARGRIEPIELEDKQMGAYTTTYNDSKVIIIHNLGDQTKTITLDTSTYNYSKIQDSLLTGNEKATLKGSEITLPPMSTVILK from the coding sequence ATGAAAAAAAGATGGTCTTTTATCATACTTGTGATGATTATATGCTTAATAGGTGGTTGCAGTCATGCAAAAGAAGAACCACTTATTCAGGATAAATATAGAAATTACTATGAGATTTTTGTGTACTCCTTTTGTGATAGTAATGGAGATGGTATAGGAGATTTAAATGGTGTAACCTCAAAACTAGATTATCTAGTGGATTTAGGTATTGATGGTATTTGGCTTACACCTATTATGCCATCGGATACGACTCACAAATATAATGTAGAAGATTACATGGCCATAGATTCTACTTTTGGAACGATGGAGGATTTTGATCGTTTGATGGAAGAATGCAACAAGAGAGGAATCAATGTAATCTTAGATTTGGTTGTTAATCATACCTCTACCAAACATCCTTGGTTTTTAAAGGCTTTGGATGAGGTTAAAGCAGGCAAACCGGGGAAATATGCAAACTATTACTCTTTTGTACAAAATGAAGAAGAAAAAAATAGCCTAGACGATGAGGGGGGCTACCATTCAACCGGAATTGGTAATTATATGTATGAGTATGCCTTTACAGATAATATGGCTGCACTTAATTTGGAAAATAAAGAAGTTGTAACTGAAATCAATAACATCGCTAAGTATTGGTTGGATAAGGGTGTAGTAGGTTTTAGGCTAGATGCGGTTAGACATTATTGCTTTGATCAAGCAAAGAGTATTAACTTTTTAAAGGAATTTTATAAATACTGTCAAACTATTAATCCTGAAGTTTACATGGTAGGAGAAGTGTTTAGTAGTGGTAGTATGATTGAGACCTTTTATGAGACAGATATTGATAGTTATTTTAACTTTATGTTTGCAAAAGCTGATGGACGTATTACTTCTAACTTAAGAGGTAGGGCTGGTGCAGACTTTGTTCAAAGTCTGTATAAATGGCAAGAGCGTATTAGTAAGGTGAAAGCTAATTATATTGATGCTAATTTCTTATCCAATCATGATACAGACCGTTATTTTGGGGTCATTGGTAAAGACAACATCAAACAGAAAATGGCTGCTAGTATGTATTTGATGATGCCAGGTAATAGTTTTACTTATTATGGAGAAGAAATTGGTATGTTAGGTTCAGGACATGATGCTAATAAACGAGCACCTATGGTATGGTCAACAGAGTCAGACGAGGAAATGACTACTCCTATTCCTGAAAGTGACAATATACCTGCTATAGAAAAAGGTGTTAAAGAGCAAGAAAAGGAAAAAGATAGCTTGTTTGCTTTTTATAAAAAAGCACTACATATAAGACAACAGAATACTGAGATTGCAAGAGGTAGAATAGAGCCTATAGAATTAGAAGATAAGCAAATGGGTGCGTACACAACTACTTATAACGATTCTAAAGTTATTATTATTCATAATCTAGGAGATCAAACTAAAACGATAACGTTAGATACGAGTACGTATAACTATAGTAAAATTCAAGATTCCTTACTAACAGGCAATGAAAAAGCAACATTAAAAGGTAGTGAAATAACATTGCCACCTATGTCTACAGTAATCTTAAAATAA
- a CDS encoding sugar ABC transporter permease: MSKNKMGMQAKNKISNTAVYAILTILSIIWIIPIVWIILTSFREERGAFVNYIIPRGFTINNYINLFTNTTFPFGKWFMNTFIVAVISCILSTFINVSTAYVMSRLRFKLRKAYMNFALIIGMFPGFMSMIAVYYILKAINLTQSLTALVLVYSAGAGITFYIAKGFFDTISREVDEAAMLDGATKAQVFTKIVIPLSKPILVSTALQAFITPWMDFIFAKFIMGDNYEKYTVAIGLFTMVSKKDNMDPYFTMFAAGCVCIAIPIVLLFTYLQKYYVSGITGGAVKG, translated from the coding sequence ATGAGCAAAAATAAAATGGGTATGCAAGCCAAGAACAAAATTAGTAACACAGCAGTGTATGCTATATTAACAATCTTAAGTATTATATGGATAATACCTATTGTATGGATTATCCTTACCTCTTTTAGAGAAGAGCGAGGTGCTTTTGTCAATTATATTATTCCTAGAGGTTTTACTATTAATAATTACATTAATTTGTTTACTAATACCACATTCCCATTTGGTAAGTGGTTTATGAATACTTTTATTGTCGCAGTAATCTCATGTATTTTAAGTACCTTTATCAATGTGTCTACAGCATATGTTATGTCTAGATTGCGTTTTAAACTTAGAAAAGCTTATATGAATTTTGCACTAATCATAGGTATGTTCCCAGGATTCATGTCCATGATTGCAGTGTACTATATCTTAAAAGCAATTAATCTTACACAAAGTTTAACGGCTTTAGTATTAGTATACTCAGCTGGTGCAGGTATTACTTTCTACATAGCAAAAGGTTTCTTTGATACCATTTCCAGAGAAGTAGATGAAGCTGCTATGTTAGATGGTGCTACTAAAGCACAAGTATTTACCAAGATTGTTATACCTCTTTCAAAACCAATCTTAGTAAGTACAGCACTTCAAGCCTTCATTACCCCTTGGATGGATTTCATTTTTGCTAAATTCATCATGGGTGATAATTATGAAAAATACACAGTAGCTATTGGTTTATTTACAATGGTTAGTAAAAAAGATAATATGGATCCATACTTTACTATGTTCGCCGCTGGTTGTGTATGTATCGCTATTCCTATTGTACTTTTATTTACATACTTACAAAAATACTATGTAAGTGGTATTACTGGAGGAGCTGTTAAAGGATAG